The following are encoded together in the Thermococcus sibiricus MM 739 genome:
- a CDS encoding NAD(P)/FAD-dependent oxidoreductase, whose translation MKIVVIGSGTAGSNFALFARKLDRKAEIIVIGKEKTMQYSPCALPFVLSGKIPKLEDIVVFPNEFYEKQKIQMMLETEAKTIDRKRKVIITDKDEVPYDKLVLATGSKAFVPPIKGVEKRGVFTLKEMRDVREIQEYIKERKPKKAVVIGAGLIGLEGAVAFRELGMEVLVVELLEHLLPTMLDKDIASIVQSHLEERGIQFRFGVGVSEIIGDPVTAVKIGEEKIESDIVLVATGVRANVDLAREAGLEIKRGIVVDEYLRTSDPDIYAIGDCAEVYDAVTGERILSQLGTTAVRMAKVAAENVFNKNVKFKPVFNTAITELFDLEIGTFGITQERARKEGIEVVVGKFKGSTKPEYYPGGKPITVKLIFRKDNKKLIGAQIVGGERVWGRIMALSFAAQKEATVEDIAYGETAYAPPISPTIDPITVAAEMALRRFK comes from the coding sequence ATGAAGATTGTAGTGATTGGTTCTGGAACAGCCGGGAGTAATTTTGCACTCTTTGCAAGAAAGCTTGATAGAAAAGCGGAAATCATTGTAATAGGAAAAGAAAAAACAATGCAGTATTCCCCCTGTGCATTACCATTCGTTTTAAGCGGAAAAATCCCAAAGCTAGAAGATATCGTTGTATTTCCCAATGAATTCTATGAAAAACAAAAAATTCAAATGATGCTTGAAACCGAGGCAAAAACCATAGACAGAAAGAGAAAGGTTATAATCACAGATAAAGATGAAGTCCCATACGACAAACTTGTATTAGCTACAGGCTCCAAAGCATTCGTTCCACCAATTAAAGGTGTTGAAAAGAGAGGAGTCTTCACATTAAAAGAAATGAGAGACGTGAGAGAAATACAAGAATACATAAAAGAAAGAAAGCCAAAAAAAGCCGTTGTAATAGGTGCGGGCTTAATAGGGCTTGAAGGGGCCGTTGCATTTAGAGAACTTGGAATGGAAGTTCTCGTTGTTGAACTTCTCGAGCATCTACTTCCAACAATGCTTGACAAGGATATAGCCTCAATAGTACAATCCCATCTAGAGGAAAGGGGAATCCAATTCAGATTTGGAGTTGGTGTGAGTGAGATTATCGGAGATCCAGTAACGGCCGTAAAGATAGGAGAAGAGAAAATTGAATCTGATATAGTCCTTGTAGCAACTGGTGTAAGAGCGAACGTGGATCTTGCAAGAGAAGCTGGATTGGAAATAAAGAGGGGCATTGTTGTTGATGAATATCTGAGAACAAGTGATCCAGACATATATGCTATCGGAGACTGTGCTGAAGTCTATGATGCCGTGACTGGAGAGAGAATACTAAGCCAGCTAGGTACAACAGCTGTTAGAATGGCAAAAGTAGCTGCTGAGAATGTTTTTAATAAAAACGTGAAGTTTAAACCAGTGTTTAATACAGCCATAACAGAACTTTTTGATCTGGAGATAGGCACTTTCGGAATAACACAGGAAAGAGCAAGGAAAGAAGGGATTGAAGTGGTAGTAGGCAAATTCAAGGGATCAACTAAGCCAGAGTATTATCCTGGAGGAAAACCAATAACCGTGAAATTGATCTTTAGAAAAGATAATAAAAAGCTAATAGGAGCCCAAATAGTTGGTGGAGAGAGAGTATGGGGAAGGATAATGGCTCTAAGCTTTGCTGCCCAGAAAGAGGCTACAGTTGAAGATATTGCCTATGGAGAAACAGCTTATGCACCCCCAATAAGTCCGACTATTGATCCAATAACTGTTGCAGCAGAAATGGCTCTTAGAAGATTTAAATAA
- the pyrH gene encoding UMP kinase, with the protein MRIVFDIGGSVLVPDEPDVKFIEEIAYQLTKISEDHEVAVVVGGGRVAREYIQAAKSFTPNETFKDYIGIHITRANAMLLIAALREKAYPFVVSDFRKAWEVMQLKKIPIMGGTHPGHTTDAVAALLAEYLQADLLVVITNVDGVYDSDPKKNPNAKKLDRISTEKLVEIAMQSESKAGGSGVVDALAAKFIQRGEIKTLIIGKDDARTLFDAIKGKHKGTLVEP; encoded by the coding sequence ATGAGAATAGTATTTGATATAGGTGGATCTGTTCTAGTCCCAGATGAGCCTGATGTAAAGTTCATAGAGGAAATTGCCTACCAACTGACAAAAATCAGTGAAGATCATGAAGTAGCTGTTGTAGTCGGAGGAGGAAGAGTTGCAAGAGAATATATTCAAGCAGCAAAGTCTTTCACACCAAACGAAACTTTCAAAGATTATATTGGAATCCACATAACAAGAGCCAATGCCATGCTCTTGATTGCAGCTCTCAGAGAAAAGGCATACCCCTTTGTTGTAAGTGACTTCAGAAAAGCTTGGGAAGTTATGCAGCTCAAGAAGATACCTATAATGGGAGGAACTCATCCAGGACACACCACAGATGCTGTAGCAGCACTGCTGGCAGAGTATCTTCAAGCAGATCTCTTAGTAGTTATAACAAATGTTGATGGAGTTTACGACAGCGATCCAAAAAAGAATCCAAATGCAAAAAAGTTGGACAGAATTTCAACTGAAAAACTTGTAGAAATAGCAATGCAAAGTGAAAGCAAAGCTGGAGGAAGTGGAGTCGTTGATGCATTGGCAGCGAAGTTCATTCAAAGAGGAGAGATAAAAACCCTAATTATTGGTAAAGATGATGCAAGAACTCTTTTTGATGCAATAAAGGGCAAGCACAAGGGGACATTGGTTGAACCTTAA
- a CDS encoding energy-coupling factor ABC transporter ATP-binding protein — MIELVNVHFSYNNREVLKDISLKINDGEVFGILGPNGAGKSTLILHLNGILKPKEGKVIVNGIEVNKKPKEARKIVGIVFQDPNDQLFSPKVFDDVAFGPYNLGLRGRELEERVVKALRLVGMGDYIYRETKELSFGEKKRVAIATVLAMEPEILVFDEPFANLDFRGKKMLRELIEKFRGEKTIILSSHEAEYLTLCDRIVLLSEGKIVKIGSPEEILRNAGLLREHNLDVPSLIDLFSSLGLEIPRSLEEAKRKLKKVLR, encoded by the coding sequence TTGATAGAACTTGTGAATGTCCATTTTTCATACAACAACCGAGAAGTTCTGAAGGACATTTCACTTAAGATAAACGATGGAGAAGTATTTGGAATCTTAGGCCCAAATGGAGCAGGAAAATCGACATTGATACTGCACTTGAACGGAATACTGAAACCCAAAGAGGGAAAGGTCATAGTAAACGGTATAGAGGTTAACAAAAAGCCAAAGGAAGCTAGAAAAATAGTGGGAATAGTATTTCAAGACCCAAATGACCAGCTCTTCTCTCCCAAGGTATTTGATGACGTTGCCTTTGGTCCATATAATTTAGGCTTACGTGGAAGGGAGTTGGAGGAGAGAGTTGTAAAAGCTTTGAGGCTTGTTGGCATGGGAGATTACATATACAGAGAAACAAAAGAACTTAGCTTTGGAGAAAAAAAGAGGGTAGCGATAGCAACGGTGCTTGCAATGGAACCAGAGATTTTAGTGTTTGACGAGCCCTTCGCTAACCTTGATTTTCGAGGAAAGAAAATGCTAAGGGAGTTAATTGAAAAATTCAGAGGAGAAAAGACCATAATTTTATCTTCCCATGAAGCTGAATATCTTACACTCTGTGATAGGATAGTCCTTCTAAGCGAGGGGAAAATTGTAAAGATTGGGAGCCCAGAAGAGATTTTAAGGAATGCTGGACTTCTCAGAGAGCACAATTTAGATGTGCCCTCTTTGATAGATTTATTCTCAAGTCTTGGGCTAGAAATACCCCGAAGCCTGGAGGAAGCTAAAAGAAAGCTTAAAAAAGTTTTAAGGTGA
- a CDS encoding S8 family peptidase: protein MKFNKVFSLLLVFVIFEATAGIVGAVPAEKVRVIITIDKGFNENSIFAIGGNIVGKGRIFPIVVAELPPRAVERLKNAKGVVRVEYDAEAHVLGKPPGVGKPKPSQPSQETPWGIEKVKAPNVWSIADGSSEGVIEVAVLDTGIDYDHPDLKANLA, encoded by the coding sequence ATGAAATTTAACAAAGTTTTTTCTCTGCTGTTGGTTTTTGTTATTTTTGAAGCTACAGCGGGAATAGTCGGGGCGGTTCCCGCTGAGAAAGTTCGAGTAATAATAACAATAGACAAGGGATTTAACGAGAACTCTATCTTTGCAATTGGGGGAAACATTGTTGGAAAAGGAAGAATATTTCCCATTGTTGTTGCAGAGCTACCACCTAGAGCCGTTGAGAGGCTAAAGAATGCAAAAGGTGTTGTGAGAGTAGAGTATGACGCTGAAGCCCATGTTTTAGGTAAGCCACCGGGAGTAGGTAAGCCCAAGCCCTCACAGCCCTCTCAAGAAACTCCATGGGGAATTGAAAAGGTAAAAGCCCCGAATGTGTGGAGTATAGCCGATGGTTCAAGTGAAGGAGTAATTGAGGTTGCAGTCCTTGACACAGGAATCGATTATGATCACCCAGATTTAAAAGCTAATCTGGCATAG
- a CDS encoding energy-coupling factor transporter transmembrane component T: MHLIFIFIYALVIVTRTSLAELFYFLPILMVLILLFKPKRMLFKHLGFLLGFEGFLFILALFTPGDPLVTTPLGTITSEGIQRFSLLLGKAFLSSSAVVVISNSLGFPYLLGEMEALRFPRILVLTLAFTYRYLELFEEEALRMKRALDSRAFNIGKIEYYRKLGALIGETFARAYIRSIKIHWAMLSRGFGEFPKVTKERRVEPLILTLIALGVALL, encoded by the coding sequence TTGCATCTCATTTTCATTTTCATCTATGCCTTGGTAATAGTTACAAGAACAAGCTTAGCTGAGCTGTTTTACTTTCTTCCGATATTGATGGTATTAATATTGCTTTTCAAACCTAAAAGAATGCTTTTTAAACACTTGGGATTCCTCTTAGGCTTTGAAGGGTTTCTGTTTATTCTAGCGTTGTTTACACCAGGAGATCCCCTGGTGACAACTCCCCTTGGAACAATAACCTCCGAGGGCATTCAAAGATTTTCCCTCTTACTTGGGAAAGCGTTTCTTTCTTCTTCTGCCGTTGTTGTAATCTCAAATTCTCTTGGATTTCCATACCTATTAGGTGAGATGGAGGCCCTTCGCTTTCCCCGAATACTGGTGCTAACTCTTGCATTCACCTACCGGTATCTCGAGCTTTTTGAAGAAGAGGCTCTTCGGATGAAAAGGGCACTAGACTCCAGGGCATTCAACATTGGAAAAATAGAGTACTACAGAAAGCTGGGGGCACTCATAGGAGAAACGTTTGCCAGAGCATACATCCGGAGTATAAAAATACACTGGGCAATGCTCTCCAGAGGTTTTGGAGAATTTCCCAAAGTAACTAAGGAAAGAAGAGTTGAACCCCTAATTCTAACCTTAATTGCATTGGGGGTGGCGTTGCTTTGA
- a CDS encoding PDGLE domain-containing protein, giving the protein MRSIVKGLLIILILLAIALPFASDNPDGLEATMEKVHLEESPVYSAPLDYGETWGQSLIMGAIGITLVFGAVYGLGKLVKGA; this is encoded by the coding sequence ATGAGAAGCATCGTAAAGGGGTTACTCATAATCCTTATCCTACTCGCTATAGCCTTACCTTTTGCATCTGATAATCCGGATGGGCTTGAAGCAACAATGGAAAAAGTACACCTAGAGGAATCCCCAGTTTACAGTGCTCCTCTCGACTACGGCGAAACATGGGGACAAAGCTTAATAATGGGAGCAATTGGAATAACCCTAGTGTTTGGTGCAGTTTATGGACTTGGAAAACTAGTAAAAGGTGCCTAA
- the malP gene encoding maltodextrin phosphorylase, with product MEAVINQIKSKLPENLEGLLDLGYNYWWNWNRRATKLWEKINPEHWREYKNPVKLLLDTPEERLKELSKDDDFINLYELVIDQFRHYMESENTWLSTNWPKWEEPVIYLCMEYGISKSLPIYSGGLGILAGDHLKTASDLGLPFIGIGLLYKHGYFKQQIDKNGNQIEVFPEYDPHEMPIKPLTTKKGNPILIEVPIEDRTVYARAFEVNVGRVKLYLLDTDVPENSPDDRTICDYLYNAEIDKRIKQEILLGIGGMRLLRALGIESAVIHLNEGHPAFANFQRIAWYMEEGLNFLEALTIVRATTIFTTHTPVPAGHDKFPIVEVEKRLAKFLEGIPKEEFLNLGREGEEFNMTLLSIRTSSYVNAVSKLHTAVTKEMWKELWKGVPPDEMPVEGITNGVHTKTWLHNEIKKLIDRYIGRVWRDYAELEGLWYGVERIPNEELWEAHLKAKKELIDLIKRNMKERNKRLGIEEPIPEINENALLIGFARRFATYKRATMIFNDLERLKKIANNPERPVYIIFGGKAHPMDTSGKEFLKRLYEVSQMPEFKGKIIIFENYDMGSARAMISGVDVWLNTPRRPLEASGTSGMKAGLNGVLNLSVYDGWWVEGYNGKNGWIIGEESIEPETEGDDITDAESLYELLENEVIPTYYENRQRWIYMMKESIKSIAPRFSTHRMLKEYVNKFYSKALTNAVLLKRDKFNTTREIATWKAKVLNSWNKVNIERIITHDAIATEIIVDLDELAPEDVKVEIYYGVKAEGYAIEKPYIIELKRPQHLGDTKWLYRYKGNALKNLGNPCWHYAVRVYPYHDKLPHKFLLGLIKWKGFFDF from the coding sequence ATGGAGGCCGTTATTAATCAGATAAAATCAAAACTCCCGGAAAATTTAGAAGGGCTTTTGGACTTAGGATATAATTACTGGTGGAACTGGAATAGAAGGGCCACAAAACTTTGGGAAAAAATAAATCCTGAACATTGGAGAGAATATAAGAATCCCGTCAAGCTTCTTCTTGATACTCCTGAGGAGAGACTAAAAGAACTTTCAAAAGACGATGATTTCATAAATCTGTATGAGCTTGTTATTGATCAGTTTAGACACTATATGGAATCTGAAAACACTTGGTTATCAACGAATTGGCCCAAATGGGAAGAACCTGTTATATACCTGTGCATGGAATACGGAATAAGTAAAAGTCTTCCTATATACTCTGGTGGACTTGGAATACTCGCAGGAGACCATTTGAAAACTGCAAGCGACTTAGGGCTTCCTTTTATAGGTATTGGTCTTCTTTACAAGCATGGATACTTTAAACAACAAATAGATAAAAATGGAAACCAAATAGAGGTATTTCCGGAGTATGACCCTCATGAAATGCCAATAAAACCCTTAACAACAAAAAAGGGAAATCCAATTCTCATAGAAGTTCCAATAGAAGATAGAACAGTTTATGCGAGAGCTTTTGAAGTTAATGTTGGTAGGGTAAAACTTTATCTTCTTGACACAGACGTTCCTGAGAACTCCCCAGACGACAGGACAATTTGTGATTATCTCTACAATGCCGAAATTGATAAACGAATAAAGCAAGAAATTCTCCTTGGTATTGGTGGGATGAGGCTCTTGAGAGCATTAGGGATTGAATCAGCAGTGATCCATCTAAACGAAGGACATCCCGCCTTTGCAAATTTCCAAAGAATAGCATGGTATATGGAAGAAGGTTTGAACTTCTTAGAGGCTCTAACTATTGTAAGAGCAACTACTATTTTTACAACTCATACGCCGGTACCAGCTGGCCATGATAAATTTCCCATAGTAGAAGTGGAAAAAAGATTGGCTAAATTCCTTGAAGGAATTCCAAAAGAAGAATTTCTTAACCTAGGTCGTGAAGGTGAAGAATTCAATATGACTCTTCTTTCGATAAGAACTTCAAGCTACGTGAATGCCGTAAGCAAACTACACACTGCCGTCACCAAAGAAATGTGGAAAGAGCTCTGGAAAGGCGTTCCTCCTGATGAAATGCCTGTAGAGGGCATTACAAATGGAGTCCATACAAAAACATGGCTACATAATGAAATAAAGAAGCTCATTGATAGATATATCGGAAGAGTTTGGAGAGATTATGCTGAGTTGGAGGGCCTTTGGTATGGCGTAGAGAGAATTCCCAATGAAGAACTATGGGAAGCCCACCTAAAGGCAAAAAAAGAGCTCATAGACCTCATCAAAAGAAATATGAAAGAAAGGAACAAAAGACTTGGCATTGAAGAGCCTATACCAGAAATAAACGAAAATGCATTGTTAATTGGCTTTGCAAGGCGTTTTGCAACATACAAACGCGCAACAATGATCTTCAATGATTTAGAAAGACTCAAAAAAATAGCAAACAATCCAGAAAGGCCGGTATATATAATTTTTGGAGGAAAAGCGCACCCAATGGATACTTCAGGTAAAGAATTTCTAAAAAGGCTCTATGAAGTTTCCCAAATGCCAGAATTTAAAGGCAAAATCATAATATTCGAGAATTATGATATGGGTTCAGCTAGGGCCATGATATCGGGAGTGGATGTATGGCTCAATACTCCCCGACGACCTTTAGAGGCTAGCGGAACGAGTGGAATGAAGGCAGGCCTTAATGGTGTCCTCAACCTAAGTGTTTACGATGGCTGGTGGGTTGAAGGATATAACGGTAAGAATGGCTGGATTATAGGAGAGGAGAGCATTGAACCAGAAACTGAGGGAGATGATATAACTGATGCAGAAAGTCTGTATGAATTACTAGAAAATGAGGTTATTCCCACATATTACGAAAATAGACAAAGATGGATTTACATGATGAAAGAGAGCATAAAGAGTATTGCTCCACGCTTTAGCACACACAGAATGCTTAAAGAGTATGTGAACAAGTTCTACTCAAAGGCTTTAACTAATGCCGTTCTCCTAAAAAGAGACAAATTCAATACAACTAGAGAGATCGCCACATGGAAAGCAAAGGTGCTTAATTCATGGAACAAGGTTAATATAGAAAGGATTATCACTCATGATGCCATTGCTACTGAAATAATAGTAGACTTAGATGAACTTGCTCCCGAAGATGTAAAAGTTGAAATCTACTATGGGGTTAAAGCAGAGGGATATGCTATAGAAAAGCCGTATATAATAGAACTCAAACGTCCTCAACACCTAGGAGATACAAAATGGCTCTACAGATACAAAGGGAATGCTCTCAAGAACCTTGGAAATCCGTGCTGGCACTATGCAGTGAGGGTTTATCCATACCACGATAAATTGCCCCATAAATTCTTGCTCGGTCTTATTAAGTGGAAGGGTTTCTTTGACTTTTAA
- a CDS encoding energy-coupling factor ABC transporter permease: MHIPDGLLSLPVIAITYVLTIGILGYSLRKLKDFPEEKIPLLGLFAAGIFAAQMVNFPIIGGVSGHLLGAVLAAVLLGPYAAVLIMTAVLLIQTLLFGDGGITAIGANILNMGITGAFAGYWIYSKLKNFSEAFGIALASWSAVVLGAFLASVEIGVSHSLPFGKVLGLMVGYHTVIGIGEALITLFVVNALKSRLPEIGGVPA, encoded by the coding sequence GTGCACATTCCTGATGGGCTATTGAGTCTTCCAGTAATAGCGATAACATACGTGCTGACGATTGGAATCCTTGGGTATTCTCTAAGGAAGCTAAAGGACTTCCCAGAAGAGAAGATCCCTCTCCTAGGGCTATTTGCAGCTGGAATATTTGCTGCCCAGATGGTGAATTTCCCAATTATAGGGGGAGTAAGCGGGCATTTACTTGGAGCGGTACTTGCGGCGGTACTTTTGGGCCCATACGCAGCAGTTCTTATAATGACAGCAGTGCTACTAATTCAGACCCTCCTCTTCGGGGATGGTGGAATAACAGCCATAGGGGCCAACATATTGAACATGGGGATAACTGGAGCTTTTGCTGGATACTGGATATACTCAAAGCTCAAGAACTTTAGTGAGGCATTTGGAATAGCATTAGCTTCCTGGTCGGCAGTAGTTTTAGGTGCCTTCTTGGCTTCAGTAGAAATAGGTGTAAGCCACAGTCTGCCTTTTGGAAAAGTGCTGGGCCTAATGGTTGGCTACCATACTGTAATAGGCATTGGAGAAGCGTTAATAACTCTCTTTGTGGTAAATGCTCTCAAGTCTAGACTCCCCGAGATAGGAGGTGTTCCAGCATGA